The Geminocystis sp. M7585_C2015_104 genome includes the window AAACAAGCTTAAGGTAGTTTGGTTGTTCATTGAGACGGGTTACCACAGTCACCTGTTGGGGGGTGAATTGGAGTTGGTTTTGTAACAGTCTGAAAAGTTTTCTTAAACCCCCCAACTCAAGTTTAACTGCCTCTCTTTGTTGTCGAAGAAACGTTAGTTGTTCCTTTAAAGCATCTGCCTGACGGGTTGGTTCTAGTATTAACCCTCTGCTCTTTTGGAATTTTTCTAATTCGGATTCCCACTGGTATACTTCTTCCCTTACTCTTTTAATTTCCCCCTCAACAAATTTTATGGCCTGGGTTAATTGTCTGACCTGCTGTTGTTTGTTGTACTGTATATAACCACTAGCAATCTTCTCTAGTACAAATAGTACTTTTTCCCGGGATTTATTTTTATAAGTCACTTCGATGATGGGGGCTTCTTTATCTTTTGCCCCCGCCCTTTGTTTTACATCAAGGGCGTCAGCCAAATTTTCCGTTTTCTTTCCGTTTTTACTGACAGATAGACTTATTTCCGGGTACTTAGAGCGAATGGACTCGACAATGGGGGCGAGAGTCAATTGACTTTTCAATACCCCCAGCTGACCTTCATAATTCAAACTTTCAGAAGAAAAGTTGATGCCATGGATTTGTTGGAGGAAACTTAAACTTGTCCTATTTTTGTAAGGAGGCTCCACTAGTATTTCTACTTTACCTTCGTATAGGGGGGGTTGGCTTAGAATCCAGACGGAAGAGGGAATGGCCACGGCTAGGGTTGTGGCGATAATCAATAGGCCTTTTCGTCTGATAGCCCTGAAGAGTTCAGCC containing:
- a CDS encoding capsular biosynthesis protein, translated to AELFRAIRRKGLLIIATTLAVAIPSSVWILSQPPLYEGKVEILVEPPYKNRTSLSFLQQIHGINFSSESLNYEGQLGVLKSQLTLAPIVESIRSKYPEISLSVSKNGKKTENLADALDVKQRAGAKDKEAPIIEVTYKNKSREKVLFVLEKIASGYIQYNKQQQVRQLTQAIKFVEGEIKRVREEVYQWESELEKFQKSRGLILEPTRQADALKEQLTFLRQQREAVKLELGGLRKLFRLLQNQLQFTPQQVTVVTRLNEQPNYLKLVSQIKDTETQIALETLRFGPQNPTVRALTDKRNQLVSLLQMETGKILKNPSENPSLDFIASMPQQNLEKIQQFLDTYNQIQVLQAKDRGLEEALVTLNKNIDSLSTENKQYNRIVRELQIANESLTRLLSVRENLQIQVAQELSPWQLLTPINENIIKDVSKKNLKLAAAVVASVFLSLFVGLLADALDTKFRSLEEIKNTIRLPLLGTCPYNKNLAVLFPGNHKKARKKGLISPQTL